The Phoenix dactylifera cultivar Barhee BC4 chromosome 15, palm_55x_up_171113_PBpolish2nd_filt_p, whole genome shotgun sequence genome contains a region encoding:
- the LOC120113332 gene encoding uncharacterized protein LOC120113332, protein MELIREVVGLVRQQRGPQQLFPSASSSDQGRSIAEFRKLAPPAFKGTTDPQEAECWIDEMEKAFRGMGCTEEEKIRFATYMLQDRAHHWWESVERTMMQDAGSVTWPGFRMAFYSKYFPSSRIRELEREFLSLSQGSMTVEDYEAEFDRLSRFAPSLVQDPKSRMSRFEEGLRPRLRQGLAAVHSTDYDDLVDRAKNMEIIWKETQDAQKGKSKRTRDFDSDGERHLRRPMQFRPGAGQRVPYGRTAPDRRGISGVCFRCGQIGHRAVECLQTRPGIGACFRCG, encoded by the coding sequence ATGGAGCTGATCAGAGAGGTTGTTGGGTTAGTTCGGCAGCAGAGGGGACCACAGCAGCTATTTCCCTCTGCTAGTTCTTCAGATCAGGGGAGGAGTATAGCGGAGTTCAGGAAGTTAGCTCCTCCGGCCTTCAAGGGAACTACCGATCCCCAAGAGGCCGAATGTTGGATAGATGAGATGGAGAAGGCCTTCAGGGGCATGGGTTGTACTGAGGAGGAAAAGATCAGATTTGCCacatatatgcttcaggaccggGCTCATCATTGGTGGGAGTCTGTGGAGAGGACCATGATGCAGGATGCAGGATCAGTGACCTGGCCGGGATTCCGCATggccttctactccaagtattttccTTCCAGTCGTATCAGGGAGCTGGAGAGGGAGTTTCTGAGCCTCTCTCAGGGGAGTATGACTGTGGAGGACTATGAGGCCGAGTTTGATCGGTTGTCCCGTTTTGCACCATCTCTTGTCCAAGATCCCAAATCTAGGATGAGTAGATTTGAGGAAGGACTGAGGCCTCGCCTGCGTCAGGGTTTAGCTGCTGTTCACTCGACTGATTATGATGACCTAGTTGACAGAGCTAAAAATATGGAGATCATCTGGAAGGAGACACAGGATGCTCAGAAAGGGAAGTCGAAGAGGACCAGGGACTTTGATTCTGACGGTGAGCGGCATCTGCGCCGACCTATGCAGTTCCGTCCAGGAGCAGGGCAGCGAGTTCCATATGGAAGGACTGCACCGGATCGCAGGGGGATATCAGGAGTGTGCTTCAGGTGTGGCCAGATTGGACATAGAGCTGTTGAGTGTCTTCAGACACGGCCTGGTATTGGAGCATGTTTCAGGTGTGGTTAG
- the LOC103712548 gene encoding L-type lectin-domain containing receptor kinase S.4-like, translating into MAASFVLPFLVLLIACSSLSVSIDFIYNDFKSATNLSLDGSARNISDGVLQLTNDTYKVTGHAFFSSPIQMLLNTRSMRPTTISFSTTFVFDIITVGNGGGHGLAFAVAPTKALEGSCCQYLGLLNKSSNGNSSNHVFAVEFDTVQGSDLFKDIDDNHVGVDINSLVSNVSKTASYYTNNSKMVDFELESGRPIQAWIDYDGVAKILNVTISPVSVGKPSRPLISYAIDLSSILKEYMYVGFSASTGKLSSSHYILGWSFRTNGVARSLDVSHLPLPPQPAKSSSTSKAFGIKIGGISSLATLLLVAVAFSVSWQSWQRAKLAETLEDWELDYPHRFPYKDLYKATKGFKETELLGSGGFGLVYKGTLPRTGEEVAVKKISSNSRQGMREFVAEVACLGRMRHKNLVQLQGWCKRNEDLLLVYEFMPNGSLDTFLFESEKCRVLSWDQRFKILKGIALGVVYLHEEWEQVVVHRDIKSSNVLLDAEMNGRLGDFGLARLYERGKNSHTTLVVGTLGYIAPELAVTGKPMASSDVFAYGILLLEVACGRRPIEPTAQPEQLLLMAWVRGCKMRGQLLEVVDPKLGESYVREEVELVLKLGLVCSQSIPEVRPTMRQVIQYLNGDDSLADNMALAFSETDSLASRFSYPSSFDMMSSSSLSGVRQM; encoded by the coding sequence ATGGCAGCATCATTCGTGCTTCCTTTCCTCGTTCTTCTCATAGCCTGCTCTTCCCTCTCCGTTAGTATCGATTTTATCTACAATGATTTCAAATCAGCCACCAATCTGAGCTTAGATGGCTCTGCTCGCAACATATCCGATGGCGTGCTTCAGCTTACAAATGACACTTACAAAGTGACGGGCCATGCCTTCTTCTCCTCACCAATTCAAATGCTGCTCAACACACGCTCCATGAGACCGACTACAATCTCCTTCAGCACCACCTTCGTCTTCGACATCATCACTGTTGGGAACGGAGGCGGCCATGGCTTGGCCTTCGCCGTGGCCCCTACAAAGGCTCTCGAAGGCAGCTGTTGCCAGTACCTTGGCCTCCTCAATAAGAGTAGCAATGGAAATTCTTCCAACCATGTCTTTGCGGTGGAGTTTGACACCGTTCAGGGTTCTGATCTGTTCAAGGACATCGATGACAACCACGTTGGTGTCGATATAAACAGCCTTGTTTCCAATGTTTCGAAAACTGCCTCGTACTACACTAATAATTCCAAGATGGTGGATTTTGAACTGGAGAGTGGGCGGCCAATTCAGGCCTGGATAGACTACGATGGTGTTGCAAAAATTCTGAATGTGACCATTTCTCCCGTCTCTGTAGGCAAGCCAAGCCGACCTCTCATATCATACGCCATCGATCTGTCTTCAATTCTTAAGGAGTACATGTATGTTGGTTTCTCTGCATCGACGGGGAAGCTCTCGAGTTCTCATTACATCTTGGGATGGAGCTTTCGGACCAATGGAGTGGCGCGCTCCCTTGATGTATCTCACCTACCCCTTCCTCCACAACCAGCGAAATCTTCGTCGACTTCCAAAGCCTTTGGAATCAAAATTGGGGGCATATCTTCTCTTGCTACCCTTCTCTTGGTGGCGGTTGCATTCTCTGTTTCCTGGCAGTCATGGCAGAGGGCAAAGCTTGCAGAGACTCTTGAGGACTGGGAATTAGATTATCCTCATAGGTTCCCATATAAGGACCTTTACAAGGCAACCAAAGGATTCAAAGAGACAGAGCTCCTCGGGTCGGGTGGCTTCGGCCTTGTGTACAAGGGAACCCTACCACGCACTGGAGAAGAAGTTGCAGTCAAGAAGATCTCTAGTAATTCCAGGCAAGGTATGAGAGAATTCGTAGCAGAGGTGGCGTGCTTGGGCCGCATGAGGCACAAGAACTTGGTGCAGCTCCAAGGATGGTGCAAGCGAAACGAAGACCTCCTTCTGGTCTATGAGTTCATGCCCAATGGCAGCCTTGACACCTTCCTCTTCGAAAGTGAGAAGTGTAGGGTGTTGAGTTGGGATCAACGGTTTAAGATCCTCAAGGGAATTGCTTTGGGAGTCGTCTACCTACACGAAGAATGGGAGCAAGTGGTTGTCCACAGAGACATCAAGTCTAGCAATGTTCTATTGGATGCTGAAATGAATGGAAGGTTGGGCGACTTCGGTCTTGCTAGATTGTACGAGCGTGGCAAGAATTCTCACACGACGCTTGTCGTTGGAACCTTAGGATACATTGCACCAGAACTGGCGGTCACCGGCAAACCCATGGCCAGTTCGGATGTCTTTGCTTATGGTATATTGCTTTTAGAGGTGGCGTGCGGTCGGAGGCCAATCGAGCCCACTGCTCAACCGGAACAGCTACTTCTGATGGCCTGGGTGAGGGGGTGCAAAATGCGAGGCCAGCTATTGGAGGTCGTGGATCCCAAGCTTGGGGAGTCCTATGTGAGGGAGGAAGTTGAGCTGGTACTTAAGCTAGGACTGGTTTGTTCTCAGTCCATTCCAGAGGTCAGGCCTACCATGAGGCAGGTGATCCAATATCTCAACGGGGATGACAGTCTCGCAGATAATATGGCCCTTGCGTTCTCAGAAACTGATTCTTTGGCATCACGCTTCTCATACCCTTCATCCTTTGATATGATGTCTTCCAGCTCCCTCAGCGGAGTTAGGCAGATGTGA